A genomic segment from Tuwongella immobilis encodes:
- a CDS encoding 3-oxoacyl-ACP reductase family protein, which produces MLLKDQVALVTGGSRGIGRAIVKAYAAAGAKVAFVYRGSQAAADALVEEVTAAGGTIRACQGDVKEPTFANTLAEQLLKDWGRIDILVNNAGIIHDDLFVRMEPDDWFKVVHTNLDGTYLFCKAVAYPMMKQRSGRIINISSVAADHVNAGQTNYAASKGAVNALTRSLAVELGSRGITVNAIAPGFIATDMSEAIRNKAGDFIAKKLIPMRRLGEPEDIAAVALFLASPASAYLTGQVLTVDGGLSLGAVTP; this is translated from the coding sequence ATGCTATTGAAGGACCAAGTGGCACTGGTAACCGGCGGAAGTCGCGGTATTGGCCGTGCGATTGTGAAAGCATATGCCGCCGCCGGGGCCAAAGTGGCGTTCGTCTATCGGGGCAGTCAAGCCGCAGCCGATGCGCTCGTCGAAGAAGTCACCGCCGCCGGCGGGACGATCCGCGCGTGTCAGGGCGATGTGAAGGAACCAACCTTCGCCAATACGTTGGCCGAACAACTGCTCAAGGATTGGGGTCGGATTGATATTCTGGTGAATAACGCTGGAATCATCCACGACGACTTGTTTGTGCGCATGGAACCGGATGATTGGTTCAAAGTCGTTCATACGAACTTAGACGGAACGTACCTGTTTTGCAAAGCAGTGGCGTATCCGATGATGAAGCAGCGCTCGGGTCGGATTATCAACATCTCGAGCGTGGCTGCGGATCATGTGAACGCGGGTCAGACCAACTACGCGGCGAGCAAAGGTGCCGTCAACGCCTTGACGCGATCCCTGGCGGTGGAGTTGGGTAGCCGCGGGATTACCGTCAACGCGATTGCTCCGGGGTTCATCGCCACGGACATGAGCGAAGCGATTCGGAACAAGGCAGGCGATTTTATCGCCAAAAAGCTCATTCCCATGCGTCGATTGGGTGAGCCGGAAGATATTGCTGCCGTCGCGTTGTTCCTGGCCAGCCCGGCGAGTGCATACTTGACCGGACAGGTGTTAACGGTCGATGGCGGGTTGAGCCTGGGTGCCGTGACGCCGTAA
- a CDS encoding beta-ketoacyl-[acyl-carrier-protein] synthase family protein → MVALARRTVVTGMGVLSPVGSDPASFWQALLAGQSGIRHLTVIDSSRLPVQIAAELPDFDAKKFLDKKHQRSLRLMARTVQLGVAAAQRMLDDAAYKPGVFDPFRFGIEFGAGMIATELTDLSRAAKSSMNCQPGMVSMTQWGEVGLKEIPPLWMLKYLPNMPACHVSIIHDAQGPNNSITESDVAGLLAAGEAYRILQRNLADFMLVGGCESKMNPLSLVRHTLFQPLSRHNSEPARALRPFDAARDGTVLGEGATVLGFESLDSAQKRGVNIYGEIVGFAGGCDVKREGKTLARVIRRALQDAQITPDQVDHVNAHAQGSVDHDPWEARAIADVFGTSVPVVSYKPMFGHQGAGSGLMELAVSLLALQHGQLPGTLNCDSLDSACPIQVHTGDPRPVSKPYALKLGYTELGQCAALVVRRWE, encoded by the coding sequence ATGGTTGCATTAGCCCGTCGCACGGTCGTCACTGGCATGGGCGTGCTGAGCCCAGTCGGCTCCGATCCAGCCTCTTTCTGGCAAGCACTCCTCGCCGGACAATCGGGAATCCGTCACCTCACGGTGATTGATTCCTCACGATTGCCCGTCCAAATCGCGGCTGAATTGCCCGATTTCGATGCCAAAAAGTTTCTGGACAAAAAGCATCAGCGTTCCTTACGCCTCATGGCGCGAACGGTACAGCTCGGAGTCGCAGCGGCTCAACGCATGCTCGACGACGCGGCTTACAAACCCGGCGTCTTCGACCCCTTCCGATTCGGAATCGAATTCGGCGCGGGTATGATCGCCACCGAACTCACCGATCTTTCTCGCGCTGCCAAATCGAGCATGAATTGTCAGCCCGGCATGGTCAGCATGACCCAATGGGGTGAAGTGGGGCTGAAGGAAATTCCCCCGCTTTGGATGCTCAAGTATCTACCAAACATGCCCGCATGCCATGTGTCGATCATTCACGACGCACAAGGCCCCAACAACAGTATCACCGAAAGCGATGTCGCGGGCCTGCTTGCCGCCGGGGAAGCCTATCGCATTCTGCAGCGCAATCTGGCCGACTTCATGCTGGTAGGCGGCTGCGAATCAAAGATGAACCCGCTGTCGCTGGTTCGTCATACGTTGTTCCAACCATTATCGCGGCATAACAGCGAACCGGCTCGCGCCCTGCGACCGTTCGATGCCGCCCGCGATGGCACCGTTCTGGGCGAAGGGGCCACGGTCCTGGGCTTCGAGTCACTCGATTCCGCTCAGAAGCGCGGTGTCAACATCTACGGCGAAATTGTTGGCTTCGCTGGTGGCTGCGATGTCAAACGGGAAGGAAAAACCCTCGCCCGAGTCATTCGCCGAGCGTTGCAAGATGCCCAGATCACGCCGGACCAAGTGGACCACGTCAACGCCCATGCACAGGGGTCGGTCGATCACGATCCTTGGGAAGCTCGTGCGATCGCGGATGTCTTTGGGACATCGGTGCCGGTTGTCTCCTACAAGCCAATGTTTGGGCATCAGGGGGCCGGCTCGGGGTTGATGGAATTGGCCGTTAGTCTGCTCGCGCTCCAACATGGGCAACTGCCCGGTACGTTGAATTGCGATTCGCTCGATTCCGCGTGCCCGATTCAGGTGCATACCGGCGACCCGCGCCCCGTCTCCAAACCCTACGCGCTGAAGCTGGGGTACACCGAACTGGGACAATGTGCTGCGTTGGTGGTTCGCCGTTGGGAATAA
- a CDS encoding 3-hydroxyacyl-ACP dehydratase FabZ family protein, whose translation MRWIWIDRFVAFESGRSARAVKALSHAEDLFADHFPGYPIMPAPLMLEGLAQTGGILVGEARDFREKVVLAKVPTAKFHREVFPGRLLTYDAEILTLREEGAAVLGKIWLDSELIVEAEIFFAHLDQSRSQQLFGDQNFVFSGELKNLLGLARKVSSHPSS comes from the coding sequence ATGCGTTGGATTTGGATTGATCGGTTTGTGGCCTTTGAGTCGGGCCGATCCGCCCGAGCCGTCAAGGCACTCAGCCACGCAGAAGATCTGTTCGCAGATCATTTTCCGGGCTACCCGATTATGCCCGCTCCGCTGATGCTCGAAGGCTTGGCACAAACTGGCGGCATTCTGGTGGGGGAAGCTCGCGACTTTCGTGAGAAAGTCGTTCTAGCGAAAGTCCCCACCGCAAAGTTTCATCGCGAGGTCTTCCCCGGACGCTTGTTGACCTACGATGCCGAGATTCTGACCCTCCGTGAAGAAGGGGCCGCCGTACTCGGTAAAATTTGGTTGGATTCGGAATTGATTGTCGAAGCGGAAATCTTTTTCGCTCACCTCGATCAATCCCGTTCCCAACAGTTGTTCGGGGATCAAAATTTTGTGTTTAGTGGTGAGCTGAAAAATTTGCTGGGCTTGGCCCGGAAAGTTAGCTCACACCCCTCGTCCTGA
- a CDS encoding MarR family winged helix-turn-helix transcriptional regulator translates to MRFRLLHRLLTKLYDDALRPFGLRVSQSNILVALEHHGPIRGIDLARILRLDASTLSRDLERLIAKQWVCASRGSGRSQYLEVTPLGKSLIEQTAPAWSRAQNAARDLLSESLADRIISVVDQLWASDDAEPSAASPPNGNASRPVASPETSASESPRPPATESGKLAISDPQSE, encoded by the coding sequence GTGCGATTCCGATTGCTGCATCGTCTGCTGACTAAACTGTACGATGATGCGCTGCGTCCGTTTGGACTGCGGGTGAGCCAATCGAATATTCTGGTGGCGCTCGAACATCACGGCCCGATTCGCGGAATTGACCTGGCACGCATCTTGCGACTGGATGCCTCAACCTTGAGCCGCGATTTAGAACGACTGATCGCCAAACAGTGGGTGTGTGCCTCGCGAGGCAGCGGACGCAGTCAATATCTGGAAGTCACGCCGCTGGGCAAATCGTTAATCGAACAGACCGCTCCGGCTTGGTCCCGCGCTCAAAATGCCGCCCGTGATCTCTTATCCGAATCACTCGCAGATCGAATCATCTCGGTTGTCGATCAATTGTGGGCCAGCGACGACGCCGAGCCATCCGCCGCCAGCCCCCCGAATGGCAACGCGAGTCGCCCCGTTGCCAGCCCCGAAACTTCGGCTTCGGAATCGCCCCGGCCACCCGCGACCGAATCGGGAAAGCTCGCAATCTCCGATCCGCAGTCGGAGTAA
- a CDS encoding 3-hydroxyacyl-ACP dehydratase FabZ family protein codes for MRFQLIDELSEWTPGKKLTAKKLLTLGEEYLGDHFPGFPVMPGVLMLEALTEASAWLWRLSENYATTVIVLREVKGVKYGNFMKPGYCLDLQTELVKLEGGLGTFKGKGSCEGQLCVSAQLILAGYTLESKHPDRAEEMRERDSHLRDHWKQRLGVLTTSPASWTLTPG; via the coding sequence ATGCGATTCCAATTAATCGACGAATTGAGCGAGTGGACTCCAGGCAAGAAATTAACCGCCAAGAAGCTTCTGACGCTTGGCGAAGAATACCTGGGTGATCACTTCCCAGGCTTCCCGGTGATGCCGGGAGTGTTGATGCTGGAAGCTCTGACGGAAGCCTCTGCGTGGTTATGGCGACTGAGTGAGAATTACGCCACCACCGTGATTGTGCTTCGCGAAGTCAAAGGCGTCAAATATGGAAATTTCATGAAGCCGGGGTACTGCCTCGATCTTCAAACGGAATTGGTAAAATTGGAAGGTGGCTTGGGCACCTTCAAAGGCAAAGGAAGCTGCGAAGGGCAACTCTGCGTGAGCGCCCAACTGATTCTGGCGGGATACACGCTGGAATCGAAACATCCCGACCGTGCGGAAGAAATGCGGGAACGGGATTCGCACTTGCGAGACCATTGGAAACAACGGCTAGGCGTGTTGACAACCTCCCCGGCATCATGGACCTTAACGCCGGGCTGA
- a CDS encoding acyl carrier protein yields the protein MLTRDEVYAKVASTLVEALNVDDDQITPTATLQGDLGAESIDFLDIVFRLEREFGIKIPRGELFPESIFSGDPDFVSDGKVTAKGLAELKARMPFADLSEFEKNPSMDAISDLFTVDLITRYVQAKLESANV from the coding sequence ATGCTGACACGGGATGAAGTTTACGCGAAAGTCGCCTCCACGTTGGTGGAAGCGTTGAACGTGGATGATGATCAGATTACGCCGACGGCTACCCTGCAAGGGGACCTGGGCGCGGAATCGATCGACTTTTTGGATATTGTCTTCCGCTTGGAACGCGAATTCGGCATCAAGATCCCGCGTGGGGAACTGTTCCCGGAATCGATCTTCTCGGGCGATCCCGACTTTGTCAGCGATGGCAAGGTGACGGCGAAAGGGTTGGCGGAACTGAAAGCCCGCATGCCGTTCGCCGATCTGAGCGAATTCGAGAAGAACCCGTCGATGGACGCGATCTCGGATCTGTTCACGGTCGACCTGATTACGCGATACGTCCAAGCGAAGTTGGAATCTGCCAACGTGTGA
- the fabF gene encoding beta-ketoacyl-ACP synthase II, with protein sequence MSKRRVVITGMGVITPLGHHVDALYQNLIAGKSGVGWINHFDASKFPTKIAAQVQNFDLSKYVPDAQKYEFSGVNTNFALAAAKQALADAGLLGQTNDDLVAGIYLGSGEGNHEFHQLVDCISRSCSPDGLQVDGAEFYNHGLKLFRPACEYELEMHTTAGHLAEAFDLQGPNFTCLTACAASSQAIGEAVAMIRYGDADLMLSGGAHSMIHPLGVTGFNLLTALSTNNADPTKASRPFDRNRDGFVLGEGSGMIVLEELEHAKKRGATIYAELTGYGTTADAYRVTDSHPEGRGAIACIANALADAGLTPQDIGYVNAHGTSTQVNDRVESVAIKKLFGDHAYKTPISSSKSMLGHLIAAAGVVELIISIMTIRNGVMPPTINYETPDPDCDLDYIPNTAREKRVDHVLSNSFGFGGQNISLVVSRFRD encoded by the coding sequence ATGTCCAAACGACGTGTCGTGATCACTGGGATGGGTGTGATCACCCCGCTGGGGCATCATGTGGATGCCCTGTATCAAAATCTGATTGCCGGAAAATCGGGCGTCGGTTGGATCAATCACTTTGATGCCAGCAAGTTCCCGACGAAGATTGCCGCCCAGGTGCAAAACTTCGATCTGAGCAAATATGTGCCAGACGCTCAGAAGTACGAATTTTCGGGCGTCAACACCAACTTCGCTCTCGCCGCCGCCAAGCAAGCGTTGGCCGATGCCGGACTGTTGGGCCAAACCAACGATGATCTCGTGGCCGGGATTTATCTCGGCTCCGGCGAAGGGAATCACGAATTTCATCAACTGGTGGATTGCATTTCGCGGTCGTGCAGCCCGGACGGGTTGCAAGTCGACGGCGCGGAATTCTACAACCACGGGTTGAAGTTATTCCGACCCGCGTGCGAATACGAACTGGAGATGCACACGACCGCCGGTCACTTGGCCGAGGCGTTCGATCTTCAGGGACCGAATTTCACCTGCTTGACCGCCTGCGCTGCCAGCAGCCAGGCCATTGGTGAAGCGGTGGCGATGATTCGGTATGGCGATGCCGACCTGATGCTTTCCGGCGGCGCGCACAGCATGATTCACCCGCTGGGGGTGACCGGCTTCAATCTGCTGACGGCACTTTCGACCAATAATGCCGATCCGACGAAAGCCTCGCGTCCGTTTGATCGCAATCGCGATGGATTCGTGCTGGGCGAAGGCTCGGGCATGATTGTCTTGGAAGAATTGGAACATGCCAAGAAGCGCGGCGCGACCATCTACGCCGAACTGACCGGCTACGGCACCACCGCCGATGCCTACCGCGTGACCGATTCGCATCCGGAAGGCCGTGGCGCAATCGCCTGCATTGCCAACGCACTGGCAGACGCCGGATTAACGCCGCAAGACATTGGCTACGTCAACGCCCACGGCACCAGCACGCAAGTGAACGACCGCGTGGAATCGGTGGCCATCAAGAAACTATTCGGCGACCATGCGTATAAGACGCCGATCTCGTCCAGCAAGAGCATGCTGGGCCACCTGATCGCCGCCGCCGGGGTGGTGGAACTCATCATCAGCATCATGACCATCCGCAACGGAGTCATGCCGCCGACGATCAACTACGAAACGCCCGACCCGGATTGTGACCTCGATTACATCCCCAACACCGCCCGTGAAAAGCGCGTCGACCATGTGCTGTCCAACAGCTTCGGTTTCGGCGGGCAGAATATCTCGCTGGTGGTGAGTCGGTTCCGCGACTAA
- a CDS encoding AAA family ATPase, with translation MAHVRFPLHLFWVRLHSGWLRAEALLFPEMDVVGANVDRTHERLRRKLRKLIQETPVETWYARRVIRTARAGRITVTLTPPAGQEAWTEPWRIRVPIALWKHDDETTVVRIPSVQASLIFVGKRPSRRMIARAVLDGLVRCRWRDRLREIAFLPLHAAPEIATVHCHVPTPIELRRREREAEKEPKKLVLPTVTTLWERDSLQPAFGVDDTVKHLAELLQMQPGRSIVLVGVSGVGKSSVIREFARQRHRFQLGQLPMRQTSGARLVAGMTGFGEWQERVTQVWKEAAQEKAILVLGNLIELMEVGKSEHQRAGIGGFLQPSFARNEVATFTECTPEEWAMVERLFPALAAVLTPVEVAEPTPDQCVEILAAVAESQSGVRIVSRPLLQRIDLLHRRYATYSAFPGRTIRFLDLLPRRNEATNEPACITAEQIEAAFSRLTGLPRVLLHDSEPLNLPATREWFTQRVMGQPQAVDWIVGLLGVIKARLTPSGRPLASLLFVGPTGVGKTELAKALATFLFGSPDRLTRFDMSEYNSPLAVQRLIGLGDREGQLTARIREQPFSVVLLDEFEKADPSLDDLLLQMLGEARLTDHRGRLADFRNSVIILTSNLGAESFQQGGYGFSGQATISAQEHFEAVVQSHLRPELVNRMTRIIPFLPLDQSVIRDIARREWQLAGQREGFKQHRVTLPESEPILDHLAQVGFDVRYGARPLKRALEREYLVPLADAINSLSERKSLRLQLDESGPIPRFQVEAIPDEPEIPKSAQEQTALQQWELSQATRMQLLRFLQADSVRNRFFQWNRLQAHRAIRRYEQFGTMPPGAILSEYSRLREWAESCQTLRRAVEQWEFQLAELLWEPNPVVSESQVHHGQSLRNQLQQLQMEMASQLKPDADVVTIGIFPDHLAWGESLLAALQADAQQGGYQTKCWNFLRQEIKGGQPRRINGVPVPAKWEWVQPPDRIGEIYRDQTTGRTQWRRISTRTELPPALKALEPIGYALEIRGPLALLRYESTPGFIEFVDHGKPQLPHLALIVAQRGTFASLVPPDVILKRFDRIDAPKLFRIHLPEDSATWGGRHYRLSIRGVTWQEILTQRFNSRFERALDEVIQS, from the coding sequence ATGGCTCACGTCCGATTTCCTTTGCATCTCTTCTGGGTGCGGCTGCATTCGGGGTGGCTTCGCGCGGAAGCGTTGTTGTTCCCCGAAATGGATGTTGTCGGGGCCAATGTCGATCGCACTCACGAACGACTCCGCCGCAAACTTCGCAAGTTGATCCAAGAGACACCCGTAGAAACGTGGTACGCCCGGCGGGTGATTCGCACCGCCCGCGCGGGGCGAATCACCGTCACGCTCACACCGCCAGCAGGCCAAGAGGCATGGACCGAGCCGTGGCGCATTCGGGTGCCGATCGCGCTCTGGAAGCACGACGATGAGACAACCGTGGTGCGGATTCCCAGTGTGCAAGCGTCGCTGATCTTTGTGGGCAAGCGCCCCTCACGTCGCATGATCGCCCGCGCCGTTCTGGATGGCTTAGTTCGCTGCCGCTGGCGCGATCGACTCCGCGAAATTGCCTTCCTGCCGTTGCATGCCGCGCCGGAAATCGCCACCGTGCATTGTCATGTTCCGACGCCCATCGAACTGCGCCGCCGCGAACGCGAAGCCGAGAAAGAGCCGAAGAAGCTCGTTTTGCCCACGGTCACGACATTGTGGGAACGCGATTCGCTGCAGCCCGCGTTTGGTGTGGATGACACCGTGAAGCATCTTGCCGAGTTGCTGCAAATGCAGCCGGGGCGAAGCATCGTCTTGGTGGGCGTGAGCGGCGTCGGGAAATCGTCGGTGATCCGCGAGTTCGCCCGCCAACGACATCGCTTCCAATTGGGCCAGTTGCCGATGCGGCAAACCAGCGGTGCGCGACTGGTGGCGGGGATGACCGGCTTTGGCGAATGGCAAGAACGGGTCACGCAAGTCTGGAAAGAAGCCGCCCAGGAAAAGGCGATTCTCGTTCTGGGCAATCTGATCGAACTGATGGAGGTCGGCAAAAGCGAGCATCAGCGCGCCGGCATTGGTGGATTTCTGCAACCATCATTTGCCCGCAACGAAGTCGCCACCTTCACCGAATGCACCCCCGAAGAATGGGCGATGGTCGAACGATTGTTCCCGGCATTGGCCGCCGTGCTCACACCAGTCGAAGTCGCCGAGCCAACCCCGGACCAATGCGTTGAGATTCTCGCGGCCGTGGCGGAATCGCAATCCGGCGTCCGCATCGTGTCTCGGCCGTTGTTGCAACGTATCGATTTGCTGCATCGACGCTATGCCACCTACTCCGCATTTCCGGGACGCACGATTCGATTTCTGGACCTGCTGCCCCGTCGCAACGAAGCCACGAATGAACCCGCCTGCATCACTGCCGAGCAGATCGAAGCCGCATTCTCGCGCTTGACAGGGCTACCGCGCGTGCTGCTGCACGATTCCGAGCCGTTGAATTTGCCCGCGACTCGTGAGTGGTTTACGCAGCGGGTGATGGGGCAACCGCAGGCCGTCGATTGGATTGTCGGCTTGTTGGGCGTCATCAAAGCGCGGTTGACGCCGAGCGGGCGACCGTTGGCGTCGCTGTTGTTTGTCGGGCCGACAGGCGTGGGCAAGACCGAACTCGCCAAGGCACTGGCGACATTTCTCTTTGGCTCGCCGGATCGTCTGACCCGCTTCGATATGAGCGAATACAACTCGCCGTTGGCCGTGCAGCGACTCATCGGCTTGGGCGACCGCGAAGGCCAACTCACAGCCCGCATCCGCGAGCAACCGTTTTCCGTCGTGCTGCTGGACGAGTTCGAGAAGGCCGACCCCAGCTTGGATGATTTGCTGCTGCAAATGCTGGGCGAAGCGCGGCTCACCGACCATCGTGGCCGACTCGCCGATTTCCGCAATAGCGTGATTATTCTCACCTCGAATCTGGGGGCCGAGAGTTTCCAGCAGGGGGGCTACGGCTTCTCCGGGCAAGCGACGATTTCCGCCCAGGAGCATTTCGAGGCGGTCGTTCAATCGCATCTCCGCCCGGAATTGGTCAATCGGATGACGCGAATCATTCCGTTTCTGCCGTTGGATCAATCGGTGATTCGGGACATTGCGCGACGGGAATGGCAGTTGGCCGGGCAGCGCGAAGGCTTCAAACAGCACCGCGTGACGCTGCCAGAATCGGAGCCAATTCTCGATCATCTCGCGCAAGTGGGGTTCGATGTCCGCTACGGGGCGCGACCGTTGAAGCGAGCCTTGGAACGCGAATATCTCGTCCCGTTGGCCGATGCGATCAATTCGCTGTCGGAGCGGAAATCGCTGCGGCTGCAACTCGATGAATCCGGGCCGATTCCGCGATTTCAGGTGGAAGCGATTCCCGACGAGCCGGAGATTCCCAAGAGCGCGCAAGAGCAAACCGCACTTCAGCAATGGGAATTGAGCCAAGCCACCCGCATGCAATTGCTGCGATTTCTCCAAGCGGATTCGGTGCGGAATCGCTTCTTTCAGTGGAATCGATTGCAAGCGCATCGGGCGATTCGTCGCTACGAGCAATTCGGAACCATGCCGCCGGGGGCGATTCTGTCGGAATACTCCCGACTCCGCGAATGGGCGGAATCCTGTCAGACCTTGCGGCGTGCGGTTGAGCAATGGGAATTTCAGCTTGCAGAATTGCTCTGGGAACCGAATCCGGTGGTGAGCGAATCCCAGGTGCATCACGGGCAATCGCTGCGGAATCAATTGCAGCAATTGCAGATGGAGATGGCCAGCCAGTTGAAGCCGGATGCCGATGTCGTCACGATTGGCATCTTTCCCGATCACTTGGCGTGGGGCGAATCGCTGCTGGCAGCGCTGCAAGCGGATGCTCAGCAAGGCGGCTACCAGACGAAATGTTGGAACTTCTTGCGCCAGGAAATCAAGGGCGGACAGCCACGACGCATCAACGGGGTGCCCGTCCCGGCGAAGTGGGAGTGGGTCCAACCCCCCGATCGAATCGGCGAAATCTACCGCGATCAGACCACCGGTCGCACCCAGTGGCGGCGGATCTCGACCCGCACCGAATTACCCCCCGCGTTGAAGGCACTGGAACCGATCGGCTACGCGCTGGAAATCCGCGGCCCGTTGGCGTTGCTGCGCTACGAATCCACTCCGGGATTCATCGAATTCGTCGATCATGGAAAACCCCAGTTGCCTCATTTGGCGCTCATCGTCGCGCAGCGTGGAACCTTTGCATCACTGGTTCCGCCGGATGTCA